In the Wyeomyia smithii strain HCP4-BCI-WySm-NY-G18 chromosome 2, ASM2978416v1, whole genome shotgun sequence genome, one interval contains:
- the LOC129724829 gene encoding calpain-B-like, translating into MPPVSVRTTIESSVKEFNDSTSGPKRLHQSRTRFMPITFGRDGKPQFKKDPHSAEAQDFYELRDRCRRTGTLFEDPEFPANAASLNFSGELRPDIRWLRPKEISQGAVFFDNSFSRFDINQGELGDCWLLAAAANLTQDPMLFSRIVPDDNSFAESYAGIFHFRFWRFGHWCDVVIDDRLPTTNGSLVYMRSSEKNEFWSALLEKAYAKLFGSYEALRGGSASEAMEDFTGGVTETFEMKEAPKDLFQIIEKGFRNHAMFACSLEPDPNKFEAETAQGLIRGHAYSIIMAKMIDIQTPRTKGKIPLLRLRNPWGNANEWNGAWSDKSPEWKFIPEETKREIGLTFEVDGEFWMSYQDFVKYFDRVEICNLSPNCPIVRQMMGYPWKQASFEGEWAIGSTAGGCRNYPDTFWHNPQYVISLEDPDKDDDDAKATAIVALMQKNRRSKQNKGIDCLTVGFIIYRVGEEDLKKKPLPKEFFLRNASVARSTFINLREVTCRFRLDPGTYVIIPSTFDPNIEGEFLIRVFSECPSCMSENDQCVGDCEMDPRIDQTLPDPTKPDPQRHAMEKLFIDVAGEDGEVDWMELKLVLDHCFRDDIAIAAKGLSRSYQLAPLGTHLKPAPSIASGEPVCCGLPAILQDWYTNMAGGDNRPVQTIAADSALTKEKMPLLSADPTVAGFSKDACRSIVAMLDEDGSGKLGFVEFHELLTEIARWKAVFKLYDQNRTGRLNPFELRTALQSAGYNLNNKILNSLMHRYGSKEGEIWFDDFITCAVKIRTMIDIFKAKDVNGTNIASFNMDEWIHKTIYS; encoded by the exons ATGCCGCCGGTATCAGTGCGTACAACGATCGAGTCCTCGGTGAAGGAATTCAATGATAGCACCAGTGGTCCGAAACGGTTACATCAGTCCAGAACACGCTTCATGCCCATTACGTTCGGCCGCGATGGG AAACCGCAATTCAAAAAAGACCCCCATAGCGCGGAAGCGCAAGATTTTTACGAGCTACGTGACCGCTGTCGGCGTACCGGCACCCTTTTCGAGGATCCCGAATTCCCCGCCAACGCTGCGTCGCTGAACTTTAGCGGTGAGCTCCGCCCCGACATCCGATGGCTGCGACCGAAGGAGATCAGCCAAGGGGCGGTTTTCTTCGACAACAGTTTCTCGCGGTTCGACATAAATCAGGGTGAACTTGGCGACTGTTGGCTGCTGGCGGCTGCAGCCAATTTGACTCAGGATCCGATGCTGTTCTCACGCATTGTACCCGATGACAACAGCTTTGCGGAGAGCTACGCGGGAATATTTCACTTTCGATTTTGGAGATTCGGTCACTGGTGTGACGTGGTGATTGACGACCGCTTGCCAACGACCAACGGAAGTTTGGTCTATATGCGATCCAGTGAGAAGAATGAGTTTTGGAGTGCATTGCTGGAGAAAGCGTACGCTAAGCTGTTCGGATCTTACGAGGCATTGCGAGGTGGGTCAGCTAGTGAAGCGATGGAAGACTTCACAGGAGGAGTTACGGAAACGTTCGAAATGAAAGAGGCTCCGAAGGATTTGTTTCAGATCATCGAGAAGGGCTTCCGAAATCACGCTATGTTTGCGTGCAGTTTGGAACCGGATCCGAACAAATTTGAAGCCGAAACTGCTCAAGGTTTGATCCGGGGTCATGCGTATTCGATCATTATGGCAAAGATGATAGATATACAAACACCAAGGACGAAGGGAAAAATTCCATTGCTACGACTGAGAAACCCATGGGGAAATGCCAACGAGTGGAATGGAGCATGGAGTGACAAGTCACCAGAATGGAAATTTATTCCGGAGGAAACCAAGCGCGAGATCGGATTAACTTTTGAAGTGGATGGTGAGTTCTGGATGTCGTATCAGGATTTTGTTAAATATTTTGACCGAGTTGAGATCTGTAATCTCAGTCCCAATTGTCCGATCGTTCGTCAGATGATGGGCTACCCTTGGAAACAAGCTTCATTTGAGGGCGAATGGGCGATCGGAAGCACGGCAGGAGGCTGCCGAAATTATCCGGATACTTTTTGGCATAATCCGCAGTATGTTATTAGTTTGGAAGATCCGGATAAAGATGATGACGATGCCAAAGCGACAGCTATCGTTGCTCTGATGCAAAAGAATCGCCGTTCCAAGCAGAACAAAGGAATCGACTGTCTTACGGTAGGGTTTATAATATACCGTGTTGGCGAAGAAGATCTCAAGAAAAAACCTCTACCAAAAGAATTTTTCCTCCGCAATGCTTCGGTAGCTAGATCCACTTTCATCAACCTTCGCGAAGTTACCTGTCGATTCCGGCTGGATCCCGGAACGTACGTTATAATCCCGTCTACTTTTGATCCAAACATCGAGGGTGAATTCCTGATTCGGGTGTTCTCCGAGTGCCCGAGTTGCATGAGTGAAAATGACCAGTGCGTAGGGGACTGCGAAATGGATCCTCGG ATCGATCAAACCCTTCCGGACCCAACGAAGCCAGACCCGCAACGACATGCAATGGAGAAACTATTCATTGATGTGGCCGGAGAAGACGGCGAAGTAGACTGGATGGAGCTGAAACTAGTGCTTGATCACTGCTTCCGTGATGACATAGCTATCGCAGCCAAAGGACTTTCCCGAAGCTATCAGTTAGCCCCGCTAGGTACTCATTTGAAGCCTGCTCCCTCAATTGCTTCCGGCGAACCAGTTTGCTGCGGGCTACCGGCTATCCTGCAGGACTGGTACACTAACATGGCTGGCGGTGACAATCGTCCCGTGCAAACGATTGCCGCAGATTCGGCGCTTACAAAGGAAAAAATGCCGTTACTTTCAG CGGATCCAACGGTAGCTGGTTTCTCGAAGGATGCCTGCCGTTCGATAGTCGCCATGCTGGACGAGGACGGGTCCGGGAAGTTGGGCTTCGTGGAGTTCCACGAATTGCTGACCGAGATTGCACGCTGGAAGGCGGTCTTCAAGTTGTACGACCAAAATCGAACCGGTCGGTTGAATCCTTTCGAGCTACGAACGGCGCTGCAGTCGGCTGGATACAATCTCAACAACAAGATTCTCAATAGCCTAATGCATCGGTACGGCTCGAAGGAGGGGGAAATTTGGTTCGACGATTTCATCACCTGTGCGGTGAAAATTAGAACTATGATTG acatatttaaAGCAAAGGACGTCAATGGTACGAACATCGCATCATTCAATATGGACGAATGGATCCACAAAACAATTTATTCCTAA